The following proteins are co-located in the Echinicola sp. 20G genome:
- the trpA gene encoding tryptophan synthase subunit alpha encodes MNRIDNLFQKKKENILSIYFTAGFPKLEDTITVMEGIEEAGADIIEIGMPYSDPVADGPTIQESNKVALENGMSMKKMFSQLENMRDKISIPVVLMGYLNPIMQYGVEAFCQKCKEVGVDGLIVPDLPIQQYQEDYKELFDQYDLRNTFLISPQTSETRIREIDKQSDGFIYMVSSHSITGAKSGISEEQIAYFEGVKAMELENPRLIGFGISDHATFATASSYSNGAIIGSAFIKVLRDAKNLKQDIKTFIQGVKQA; translated from the coding sequence ATGAATCGAATAGATAATTTATTTCAAAAGAAAAAAGAAAATATACTCTCCATCTATTTTACAGCAGGTTTTCCAAAACTGGAAGATACCATCACAGTAATGGAGGGAATTGAAGAAGCCGGGGCTGATATTATAGAAATTGGCATGCCATACTCCGATCCTGTTGCCGATGGACCAACTATTCAGGAAAGCAATAAAGTTGCGTTGGAAAATGGAATGAGCATGAAAAAAATGTTTAGCCAGCTGGAAAATATGCGCGATAAAATTTCCATTCCTGTAGTATTGATGGGGTATTTGAATCCCATTATGCAGTATGGAGTGGAGGCTTTTTGCCAAAAATGCAAGGAAGTGGGGGTAGATGGACTGATTGTTCCTGACCTTCCTATTCAACAGTATCAGGAAGATTATAAAGAATTGTTTGATCAATATGACTTGAGAAATACCTTTCTGATTTCACCTCAGACCAGTGAGACTCGAATCAGGGAAATTGATAAGCAGTCAGATGGGTTCATTTATATGGTTTCTTCCCATAGCATTACTGGCGCCAAATCAGGCATCAGTGAGGAACAAATCGCCTATTTCGAAGGAGTGAAAGCTATGGAATTGGAAAATCCTAGATTGATAGGTTTTGGGATTTCAGACCATGCGACCTTTGCGACCGCATCTTCTTATAGTAATGGAGCGATCATTGGAAGTGCTTTTATAAAAGTGCTTAGAGATGCCAAGAACCTCAAACAAGATATAAAAACTTTTATTCAGGGAGTAAAACAAGCTTAA
- the trpB gene encoding tryptophan synthase subunit beta encodes MIKVDEKGFYGKFGGAYIPEMLYPNVEELKNNYEQITQSDEFKKEFHHLLRDYVGRPTPLYFAERLSEKYGAKIYLKREDLCHTGAHKVNNTVGQIILAKKLGKKRIIAETGAGQHGVATATVCALMGMDCTVYMGEIDMERQKPNVERMRILGAKVVPATSGSKTLKDATNEALRQWINNPVDTHYIIGSVVGPHPYPEMVARFQSVISEEIKYQLKEKEGRENPDLVIACVGGGSNAAGAFYHYYNTPEVRLVAVEAAGLGVSSGKSAATTALGTSGVLHGSKTLLMQTEDGQVIEPHSISAGLDYPGIGPVHAHLFDSGRGEFYAVEDEDAMKAGIELSRLEGIIPAIESAHALSALKQVKFNSSDIIVVNLSGRGDKDLDTYIKWGGY; translated from the coding sequence ATGATAAAAGTAGATGAAAAAGGGTTCTATGGTAAGTTTGGAGGAGCTTATATCCCCGAGATGCTTTACCCGAATGTAGAAGAACTCAAAAATAATTACGAGCAGATTACTCAATCTGATGAATTCAAAAAGGAGTTTCATCACCTATTGAGGGATTATGTAGGGCGGCCAACACCGTTGTATTTTGCGGAAAGACTCTCTGAAAAATATGGTGCAAAAATTTACCTGAAAAGGGAGGATTTGTGTCATACAGGAGCCCATAAAGTCAACAATACTGTTGGTCAAATTATTTTGGCCAAGAAACTAGGGAAGAAGCGAATCATAGCTGAGACTGGCGCTGGTCAGCATGGAGTGGCCACAGCGACGGTTTGTGCCCTTATGGGAATGGACTGCACGGTTTATATGGGCGAGATAGACATGGAGCGTCAAAAACCCAATGTAGAAAGAATGAGAATCCTTGGCGCAAAAGTAGTTCCAGCAACTTCTGGTAGCAAGACGCTCAAAGATGCGACCAATGAGGCCCTGCGACAGTGGATCAATAACCCTGTGGACACCCACTATATCATTGGCTCTGTAGTAGGCCCACACCCTTACCCTGAAATGGTAGCCAGGTTTCAATCTGTCATCAGTGAGGAAATTAAATACCAGTTAAAGGAAAAGGAAGGTCGAGAAAACCCTGATTTGGTGATTGCCTGTGTGGGTGGAGGAAGCAATGCTGCTGGAGCCTTTTATCACTATTACAATACTCCAGAAGTGAGGTTGGTGGCTGTAGAAGCTGCTGGTTTGGGCGTTTCTTCGGGCAAGTCCGCCGCAACAACAGCTTTGGGTACTTCTGGGGTTTTGCATGGCAGTAAAACCTTGTTGATGCAAACGGAAGATGGTCAGGTAATAGAGCCTCATTCTATTTCTGCTGGTTTGGATTACCCGGGGATTGGACCGGTCCATGCCCATTTATTTGATTCAGGTAGAGGAGAGTTTTATGCAGTTGAAGACGAAGACGCAATGAAAGCTGGGATTGAGTTGAGCCGATTGGAAGGGATCATTCCGGCCATTGAATCTGCCCATGCTTTGTCAGCTTTGAAGCAGGTAAAGTTCAATTCTTCAGATATAATTGTAGTGAATCTATCAGGAAGGGGAGATAAAGACTTGGATACCTATATTAAGTGGGGAGGTTATTAG
- a CDS encoding bifunctional 3-deoxy-7-phosphoheptulonate synthase/chorismate mutase: MIIQVKPDISENQKESLINEINQIGYKITEVNTQEGTYLVGIGSSEFDIRKFGHHEGIQDIHIVSDAYKLVSKKWKVKPTSIDLGDGVFIKEGDMAVMAGPCSIESEEQIVKVIDHLKENNIKIMRGGVYKPRSSPYAFRGLGIDGLKLWHKLASEAGIKIITEVMQVSQIEEMLDYVDVFQVGARNTQNFNLLDELGKVDKPVMIKRGISGTIEELLQSAEYVFSGGNEKLILCERGIRTYEKASRNTLDLNAVPILKDKSHLPVVVDPSHGIGIRKFVHQMALAGVMAGADGIIYEAHEIPEKAYSDGQQTLNFAQSAQLTSQIRQTFAMRKTFDLL, translated from the coding sequence ATGATTATACAAGTAAAACCGGATATTTCTGAAAATCAAAAAGAAAGTTTGATCAATGAAATTAATCAAATAGGTTACAAGATCACAGAGGTGAATACCCAAGAAGGAACTTACCTCGTGGGAATTGGTAGTTCTGAATTTGACATTAGGAAATTTGGTCACCATGAAGGGATCCAAGATATCCATATTGTTTCTGATGCCTACAAATTGGTTTCAAAAAAGTGGAAAGTAAAACCAACTTCCATTGATCTTGGTGATGGGGTGTTTATCAAAGAAGGGGATATGGCCGTAATGGCTGGGCCGTGCTCGATAGAGAGTGAGGAGCAGATTGTAAAGGTTATAGACCACCTGAAAGAAAATAATATCAAAATAATGCGGGGCGGGGTTTATAAGCCAAGAAGTAGCCCTTATGCCTTTCGTGGATTGGGAATTGATGGTTTAAAGTTATGGCATAAATTGGCCAGTGAAGCTGGGATCAAAATCATTACTGAAGTAATGCAGGTTTCCCAAATTGAAGAAATGCTGGATTATGTGGATGTTTTTCAGGTAGGTGCCCGGAATACCCAAAACTTTAACCTACTAGATGAATTGGGCAAGGTGGATAAACCAGTGATGATCAAAAGAGGGATTTCAGGAACTATTGAAGAATTACTTCAGTCAGCAGAATATGTGTTTTCCGGTGGGAATGAGAAATTGATTTTGTGTGAAAGAGGAATTAGAACTTATGAAAAAGCCAGTAGAAATACCCTTGACCTCAATGCTGTGCCTATCTTGAAGGATAAGTCTCATTTGCCAGTGGTGGTGGACCCTTCTCATGGAATTGGCATCAGGAAATTTGTGCATCAAATGGCTTTGGCTGGCGTGATGGCAGGGGCTGATGGTATTATTTACGAAGCGCATGAAATTCCAGAAAAAGCCTACTCTGATGGTCAACAAACCTTGAATTTCGCACAAAGTGCCCAATTGACAAGTCAAATTCGACAAACATTTGCGATGAGAAAAACCTTTGATTTATTGTAA
- a CDS encoding phenylalanine 4-monooxygenase produces MTGKSADWVFQDPRLQEMHQDYGAYTSEDFEVWKILYERQIINLPKAASQAYLDGIKAVNFGSDRIANFAEVNEKLRETTGWSVQVVPGLIDDDLFFGLLRNRRFPSSTWLRKMEQLDYLEEPDMFHDAFAHMPLLTNQPYVDFLEDLSGIALKYIDNKWAIHLLSRIYWFTIEFGLIRENGVLKIYGAGILSSAGETKFSLSDEPTHIEYDVRKIMQTAYWKDKFQDKYFVIESYEQLYQSIPEIERVLEEELANSSVD; encoded by the coding sequence ATGACAGGAAAATCAGCAGATTGGGTATTTCAGGATCCCAGGTTACAGGAAATGCATCAAGATTATGGTGCTTACACTTCAGAGGACTTTGAAGTTTGGAAAATCCTTTACGAGAGACAGATTATCAACCTTCCCAAAGCAGCTTCTCAAGCTTATTTGGATGGAATAAAAGCCGTTAACTTTGGCTCAGATAGGATTGCCAATTTTGCAGAAGTAAATGAAAAACTTAGAGAAACGACCGGGTGGAGTGTGCAGGTAGTGCCTGGGCTGATCGATGATGACCTATTCTTTGGCCTATTGCGAAATAGGCGTTTCCCATCTTCCACTTGGCTGAGGAAGATGGAACAGCTGGATTACTTGGAAGAACCAGATATGTTTCATGATGCTTTTGCTCATATGCCTTTGCTCACCAACCAGCCTTATGTTGACTTTTTGGAAGATTTAAGTGGGATTGCTTTGAAGTATATTGATAATAAATGGGCCATCCATTTACTGTCAAGAATTTATTGGTTTACCATTGAATTTGGTTTGATCCGGGAAAATGGGGTATTGAAAATTTATGGTGCCGGAATACTTAGTTCTGCTGGGGAAACCAAGTTTAGCCTTTCTGATGAACCTACCCATATTGAGTATGATGTCAGAAAAATCATGCAGACAGCTTACTGGAAAGATAAATTCCAGGATAAATATTTTGTGATTGAAAGTTATGAGCAATTGTACCAATCTATTCCTGAAATCGAGAGGGTTTTGGAAGAGGAATTGGCCAATTCCTCAGTGGATTAG